From the genome of Proteus vulgaris, one region includes:
- the cysC gene encoding adenylyl-sulfate kinase has protein sequence MISEDIVWHSHKIGLNDRESQQAHKGCVLWFTGLSGSGKSTLADALEQALYQHSDSPIHTYLLDGDNLRHGLCRDLGFSEEDRHENIRRVGEVAKLMVDAGLIVLTAFISPYREDRQQVRRHFEQGRFIEIFVDTPLHICEDRDPKGLYQKARRGEIKQFSGIDSPYERPVDPELHLDGTLSINKLTQQILTYLQQHQIYREF, from the coding sequence ATGATAAGTGAAGATATTGTCTGGCATTCGCATAAAATTGGATTAAACGATCGTGAATCACAGCAAGCACACAAAGGATGTGTGCTTTGGTTTACTGGATTATCAGGATCGGGTAAATCCACGCTTGCTGATGCATTAGAGCAAGCACTTTATCAACACTCTGATTCGCCAATTCACACCTATTTATTAGATGGCGATAATTTACGCCATGGATTATGCCGTGATCTTGGGTTTAGCGAAGAAGATCGACATGAAAACATCCGCCGTGTGGGTGAAGTCGCTAAATTGATGGTAGATGCGGGGCTTATTGTCTTAACTGCTTTTATTTCACCTTATCGAGAAGATAGGCAACAGGTTAGACGTCATTTTGAGCAAGGTCGATTTATTGAGATCTTTGTCGATACTCCCCTTCATATTTGTGAGGATCGTGATCCGAAAGGGCTTTATCAAAAGGCAAGACGCGGTGAAATAAAACAATTTTCAGGTATTGATTCACCTTATGAACGCCCTGTTGATCCTGAATTACATTTAGATGGTACACTCTCTATTAATAAACTTACTCAGCAAATTCTCACTTACCTACAGCAACATCAAATCTACCGTGAGTTTTGA
- the truD gene encoding tRNA pseudouridine(13) synthase TruD, with translation MSELPELHWLHGKPQATGLLKSIPEDFIVCEDLGFTLDGEGEHVMVKVRKTGCNTAFVAEKLAKFVGIHPKDASYAGLKDRNAVTEQWFCLRMPGKEMPDFSQFILEGCEILETTRQQRKLRIGTLKGNHFTLVLREISDRTFVDARLAQIKAKGIPNYFGIQRFGRNGENLRQAMRWATDEIRVKERGKRSFYLSAARSAMFNHLVSKRLECDLYSKVILGDAMQLHGRGSWFVVDEAELTSTQTRYEEHDVHITAPLPGKGDLGTQAQALDFETENLAEYETLWSLARQERVDNTRRAINVLPENMSWNWVDDTTVSLSFFLPAGSFATSVVRELILLGNDDAENIGE, from the coding sequence ATGAGTGAATTACCAGAACTCCATTGGTTACATGGAAAACCACAAGCAACAGGTTTATTGAAGTCAATTCCTGAAGATTTTATTGTCTGTGAAGATCTTGGTTTCACCCTTGATGGTGAAGGTGAGCATGTCATGGTGAAAGTCAGGAAAACAGGATGTAACACCGCTTTTGTTGCTGAAAAACTGGCAAAATTTGTGGGGATTCACCCTAAAGATGCAAGCTATGCTGGACTAAAAGACAGAAATGCTGTCACTGAACAATGGTTTTGTCTGCGTATGCCGGGTAAAGAGATGCCCGACTTCAGCCAGTTTATTTTAGAAGGTTGTGAAATTTTAGAAACAACTCGCCAACAACGTAAATTACGTATAGGAACACTAAAAGGTAATCACTTTACATTGGTGTTGAGAGAAATTTCAGACCGTACCTTTGTTGATGCACGATTAGCTCAAATTAAAGCTAAAGGTATTCCCAACTATTTTGGTATTCAACGATTTGGGCGTAATGGTGAAAACTTACGTCAAGCAATGCGTTGGGCAACCGATGAAATTCGTGTTAAAGAGCGTGGTAAACGCAGTTTTTATCTTTCAGCAGCACGTAGTGCCATGTTCAATCATCTTGTCAGTAAAAGATTAGAGTGTGATTTATATTCGAAAGTAATACTCGGTGATGCAATGCAACTTCATGGACGAGGCAGTTGGTTTGTTGTCGATGAAGCTGAACTCACTTCAACACAAACTCGCTATGAAGAACATGATGTTCATATTACCGCACCTTTACCGGGCAAGGGTGACTTAGGTACACAAGCACAAGCATTGGATTTTGAAACTGAAAATCTGGCAGAATATGAAACATTATGGTCATTGGCCCGACAAGAGCGTGTTGATAATACAAGGCGTGCTATCAATGTGTTACCAGAAAATATGTCATGGAATTGGGTAGACGACACCACTGTTTCTCTGTCATTCTTTTTACCCGCAGGAAGCTTTGCAACTAGCGTTGTACGCGAATTAATTTTATTAGGGAATGATGATGCTGAAAATATTGGTGAGTAA
- the ftsB gene encoding cell division protein FtsB, translated as MGKLTVLLLILLGWLQYSLWLGKNGIHDYNKVSQEVESALAQNTQLKERNDRLFAEIDDLNGGQEALEERARSELGMIKPNETFFRIVNDKSQPRR; from the coding sequence ATGGGGAAATTAACAGTCTTACTTCTGATTTTACTTGGTTGGCTACAATATTCATTGTGGTTAGGTAAAAATGGTATCCATGATTACAACAAAGTAAGTCAAGAAGTTGAATCTGCATTGGCGCAAAATACGCAGTTAAAAGAGCGTAATGATCGTCTATTTGCAGAGATTGATGACCTCAATGGCGGGCAAGAAGCGTTAGAAGAGCGCGCTCGTAGTGAATTAGGGATGATTAAGCCTAATGAGACCTTCTTCCGTATTGTGAATGATAAGTCTCAACCACGTCGTTAA
- the surE gene encoding 5'/3'-nucleotidase SurE, with product MLKILVSNDDGVMAKGIQTLAKALRQRYDVQIVAPDRNRSAASNSLTIDRPLRKQELENGDIAIVEGTPTDCVYLGVNHLVRPRPDIVVSGINHGPNLGDDVIYSGTVAAATEGRFLGLPAIAVSLDGETHFETAAQVTCDVLAMLQQVPLRAGNILNINVPDIPLNEVKGFRITRCGSRHASQHVYTHTDPRGNSLYWIGPPGEKNDVGPDTDFAAVDEGYVSITPLHVDLTAYKALDLLQNWLNKAEVKKTC from the coding sequence ATGCTGAAAATATTGGTGAGTAATGACGATGGTGTGATGGCGAAAGGGATACAGACCCTCGCTAAAGCATTACGCCAGCGCTATGATGTACAAATTGTTGCACCTGATCGTAATCGTAGTGCTGCCTCTAACTCTTTAACTATTGATCGGCCATTACGCAAGCAAGAGCTGGAAAATGGCGATATCGCTATTGTTGAAGGAACACCAACAGATTGTGTTTATCTTGGTGTAAATCATTTAGTGCGCCCTCGTCCTGATATTGTGGTTTCTGGTATTAATCATGGCCCTAATTTAGGTGATGATGTTATTTATTCAGGTACTGTGGCTGCAGCAACGGAAGGGCGTTTTTTAGGTTTACCTGCGATTGCTGTCTCATTAGACGGTGAAACGCACTTTGAGACAGCGGCTCAAGTAACTTGTGACGTGCTGGCAATGTTACAACAAGTGCCTTTAAGAGCCGGGAATATTCTCAATATTAATGTGCCAGATATTCCACTAAATGAAGTAAAAGGGTTTCGTATCACACGTTGTGGGAGTCGTCATGCTTCACAGCACGTTTATACTCACACTGATCCTAGAGGGAATAGCCTTTATTGGATTGGGCCTCCAGGCGAAAAAAACGATGTAGGCCCTGATACAGATTTTGCTGCTGTTGACGAAGGTTATGTGTCGATTACACCTTTACATGTCGATTTAACAGCATACAAGGCACTAGATTTACTACAAAATTGGTTAAATAAAGCAGAGGTCAAAAAAACATGTTAA
- the ispF gene encoding 2-C-methyl-D-erythritol 2,4-cyclodiphosphate synthase: MRIGHGYDVHKFGGEGPIIIGGVRVPYEQGLLAHSDGDVVLHAVTDAILGAVAMGDIGTLFPDTDPAYKGADSRVLLREAFSRVRAKGYRIGNLDVTIIAQAPKMLPHTPQMRVNIAEDLHCHIDDINVKATTTEKLGFVGRKEGIACEAVVLLIKELLPE; encoded by the coding sequence ATGAGAATTGGACACGGTTACGACGTACATAAATTTGGTGGTGAAGGTCCTATTATTATTGGCGGAGTCAGAGTTCCTTATGAACAAGGCTTATTAGCTCACTCTGATGGTGATGTTGTATTACATGCGGTAACTGACGCTATTTTAGGCGCAGTGGCAATGGGTGATATTGGTACATTGTTCCCTGATACTGATCCGGCATATAAAGGTGCTGATAGTCGAGTATTACTTCGTGAAGCATTTTCACGCGTAAGAGCCAAAGGTTACCGAATTGGTAACTTGGATGTCACTATTATTGCTCAAGCTCCTAAAATGTTACCTCATACACCACAAATGCGTGTCAATATTGCAGAAGATCTTCATTGTCATATTGATGATATTAATGTGAAAGCAACAACAACTGAAAAACTTGGATTTGTGGGTAGAAAAGAAGGTATTGCCTGTGAAGCGGTTGTTTTATTAATAAAAGAGTTATTACCTGAATGA
- the rpoS gene encoding RNA polymerase sigma factor RpoS, translating into MSQSTLRVDELYTDEIEENMEEFDEVAAKEAENESDAQDEIELIEGVNQRALDATQLYLGEIGYSPLLTAEEEVFFARRALRGDIPSRQRMIESNLRLVVKISRRYTNRGLALLDLIEEGNLGLIRAVEKFDPEKGFRFSTYATWWIRQTIERAIMNQTRTIRLPIHIVKELNVYLRTARELAHKLDHEPSVEEIAQTLDKPVEDVSKMLRLNERITSVDTPIGGDSDKALLDIISDENEEGPEATIQNNNLKENIIKWLFELNPKQREVLARRFGLLGYEAETLEDVGREIGLTRERVRQIQVEGLRRLKDILQSQGLCIEALFKA; encoded by the coding sequence ATGAGCCAAAGTACGCTAAGAGTAGACGAGTTATATACAGATGAAATTGAAGAGAACATGGAAGAGTTCGATGAAGTTGCTGCAAAAGAAGCAGAAAATGAGTCTGATGCTCAAGACGAAATTGAACTTATTGAAGGAGTCAATCAGCGTGCGCTCGATGCAACTCAGCTTTATTTAGGAGAAATTGGTTATTCTCCGTTGCTGACCGCTGAGGAAGAAGTTTTTTTTGCCCGTAGAGCGTTACGTGGCGACATTCCTTCAAGACAACGAATGATAGAAAGTAATCTTCGTTTAGTTGTTAAGATATCTCGTCGTTATACAAACCGAGGTCTTGCCCTGCTTGATTTGATTGAAGAAGGGAATTTGGGACTGATCCGTGCAGTTGAAAAATTCGATCCTGAAAAAGGTTTTCGTTTTTCAACTTATGCGACATGGTGGATACGTCAAACCATAGAACGTGCCATTATGAATCAAACTCGTACCATTCGTCTGCCTATTCATATCGTTAAAGAGCTGAATGTTTATTTAAGAACTGCGAGAGAACTAGCACACAAGCTTGATCATGAGCCTAGTGTTGAAGAAATTGCGCAAACACTTGATAAACCAGTTGAAGATGTGAGTAAGATGTTGCGTTTAAATGAACGTATTACTTCTGTTGATACCCCAATTGGGGGCGATTCAGATAAAGCCTTACTCGATATTATCTCTGACGAAAATGAAGAAGGGCCTGAGGCGACAATTCAAAATAATAACCTCAAGGAAAATATCATAAAGTGGTTATTTGAATTAAATCCTAAGCAACGTGAAGTACTAGCACGCCGTTTTGGATTATTAGGCTACGAGGCTGAAACTTTAGAAGATGTTGGTAGAGAAATTGGTCTGACAAGAGAAAGAGTTCGTCAAATCCAAGTTGAAGGATTACGCCGACTAAAAGACATTCTGCAAAGTCAGGGGTTATGTATTGAAGCTCTTTTCAAAGCATAA
- the nlpD gene encoding murein hydrolase activator NlpD: MNSESPIKHVRWAIMCSVIGFALTGCADTPYRPAPITSVNDSSSNNTVSTAPVMTNSNATPVERTTPLQSSPPPSIKVNSASSNGGTHQPQNQPRPQTSVATQNVSTDGTGRIVYNRNYDSIPKGNYSGNTYTVKRGDTMFYIAWITDSDVKELASMNNIPEPYSLNVGQVLNIGNRQVNTGTNTNVNTSVINQPSSAGVQTAQTKPTNNTSMGPLITKPATTPPKTTTPPPTTNTNTTTAATPAPTTVSGKWIWPAQGKIIESYSSAPGGNKGIDIGGTKGSPIVATAAGKVVYAGSALRGYGNLVIIKHNDEYLSAYAHNDTILVREQQNVNAGQQIATMGSSGTSSVRLHFEIRYKEKSLNPMSYLPKK; the protein is encoded by the coding sequence ATGAATTCAGAAAGCCCAATTAAGCATGTCCGCTGGGCAATCATGTGTTCGGTAATTGGATTTGCATTAACAGGCTGTGCAGACACACCTTATCGTCCTGCACCCATTACCTCTGTAAATGATAGCTCTTCAAATAACACGGTTTCAACTGCGCCTGTGATGACTAACAGTAATGCGACACCGGTTGAAAGAACGACCCCTTTACAATCGTCACCTCCTCCTTCAATTAAGGTGAATAGTGCTTCATCTAATGGAGGCACACATCAGCCCCAAAATCAGCCTCGTCCACAAACATCAGTAGCGACTCAAAATGTGAGTACAGATGGTACTGGTCGCATTGTGTATAACCGTAATTATGACAGTATTCCTAAAGGGAATTACAGCGGTAATACCTATACAGTAAAACGTGGAGATACCATGTTCTATATCGCGTGGATAACAGATAGCGATGTAAAAGAGCTGGCATCAATGAATAATATTCCAGAGCCTTACAGTTTAAATGTGGGGCAGGTGCTGAATATTGGTAACCGTCAAGTCAATACGGGAACCAATACAAATGTGAACACATCCGTTATCAATCAACCAAGTAGTGCTGGTGTTCAAACAGCTCAAACGAAACCGACAAATAACACATCAATGGGGCCATTGATCACTAAACCGGCAACAACACCACCGAAAACAACAACTCCGCCACCAACAACCAACACGAATACCACAACGGCAGCAACACCGGCACCAACAACGGTTTCTGGTAAATGGATTTGGCCAGCACAAGGTAAGATAATCGAAAGTTATTCAAGTGCACCAGGAGGCAATAAAGGTATCGATATTGGTGGTACTAAAGGCTCTCCAATAGTTGCAACGGCGGCTGGTAAAGTAGTTTATGCCGGTAGCGCATTACGTGGTTATGGTAACCTTGTTATCATTAAGCATAATGATGAATATCTCAGTGCATATGCGCATAACGATACCATTTTGGTGCGTGAGCAACAAAATGTAAATGCAGGTCAGCAAATTGCGACGATGGGTAGCTCAGGAACAAGCTCTGTCCGACTTCACTTTGAGATCCGTTATAAAGAAAAATCACTTAACCCAATGAGCTATTTACCTAAAAAATAA
- the ispD gene encoding 2-C-methyl-D-erythritol 4-phosphate cytidylyltransferase encodes MNITNSTLPIVAVIPAAGIGSRMQSICPKQYLKIGGLTILEHTINALLKHPRIMKIIVAISPDDHYFQALPLAQDERIITVNGGGERADSVLSGLEYVTQHFSDKTWALVHDAARPCLHFGDLDHLIKLIDENFSDPQFCGGILATPVRDTMKRSHQQDNHIEQTVERTTLWHALTPQFFPALLLKQNIENALSEKATITDEASAMEYAGYEPLLVKGRADNIKVTQPEDLALAEFFLSRQITNIRNTQ; translated from the coding sequence ATGAATATAACAAACTCTACTCTTCCTATTGTTGCCGTTATTCCGGCTGCTGGTATCGGAAGTCGAATGCAATCAATCTGCCCAAAACAATATTTGAAGATTGGTGGATTGACTATTCTTGAACATACCATTAATGCTTTATTAAAACACCCACGCATAATGAAAATTATTGTGGCAATTAGCCCGGATGATCATTATTTTCAAGCTTTGCCTTTAGCTCAAGATGAAAGGATCATTACAGTTAATGGCGGAGGGGAGCGTGCGGACTCCGTATTATCGGGTTTAGAGTACGTCACTCAGCATTTTTCTGATAAGACTTGGGCTCTTGTCCACGATGCAGCTAGGCCTTGCTTGCATTTTGGCGACCTTGATCATCTTATTAAATTAATTGATGAAAACTTTTCAGATCCACAGTTTTGCGGTGGTATTCTTGCAACTCCTGTACGTGATACGATGAAACGTAGCCATCAACAAGATAATCATATTGAACAAACAGTAGAGAGAACAACACTATGGCATGCTTTAACGCCACAGTTCTTTCCAGCCTTGTTATTAAAACAAAATATAGAAAATGCACTCTCAGAAAAAGCAACTATTACTGATGAAGCATCAGCAATGGAATATGCTGGATATGAACCTCTATTAGTGAAAGGGCGTGCAGACAATATCAAAGTAACTCAGCCAGAAGATTTGGCGCTTGCAGAGTTTTTTCTTTCACGCCAAATCACCAATATAAGGAACACACAATAA
- the mutS gene encoding DNA mismatch repair protein MutS — translation MTDIQHLDSHTPMMQQYLKIKAEHPEILLFYRMGDFYELFFDDAKKASRLLDISLTKRGQSAGQPIPMAGVPHHAVENYLAKLVQLGESVAICEQIGDPATSKGPVERKVIRIVTPGTVTDEALLEERQDNLLAAIWQDKNGAFGYATLDITSGRFRVTEMPDSESMIAELQRTHPAELLYPETFESMALIERQQGLRRRPIWEFEPETAKQQLNLQFGTRDLTGFGVENAHLALCAAGCLLQYVKDTQRTSLPHIRSITMERPQDSIILDAATRRNLELTQNLAGGTDNTLASVLDLCVTPMGSRMLKRWIHTPLRQREQLIKRQDAISALQPLYFELQPFLRQIGDLERVLARLALRSARPRDLSRMRHAFQQYHDIHQVLEQADMPYIKELQKRISQFDELCELLEQAIVETPPVLVRDGGVIASGYNTELDEWRALADGASDYLDKLEIREREKWGIDTLKVGFNGVHGYYIQVSRGQSNLVPMHYVRRQTLKNAERYIIPELKEYEDKVLTSKGKALAIEKMLYEEIFEKLLPHLTALQISAEALAETDVLSNLAERAESLNYTRPELSEKTGIQISGGRHPVVEQVLSEPFISNPLQLAPQRRLLIITGPNMGGKSTYMRQAALITLLAYIGSFVPAEKALIGPVDRIFTRVGASDDLASGRSTFMVEMTETANILHNATENSLVLMDEIGRGTSTYDGLSLAWACAENLANRIKAMTLFATHYFELTTLPEKLEGTANIHLDAVEHGDTIAFMHSVQEGAASKSYGLAVAALAGVPKEVIRRAKQKLKELEMLSGHSGSGHVETSQLMLLTEAEPSAIELALDKIDPDALTPRQALEQLYRLKEMSK, via the coding sequence ATGACTGACATTCAACATTTAGACTCCCACACACCGATGATGCAGCAGTATCTGAAAATTAAAGCAGAGCATCCTGAAATCTTACTGTTCTATCGTATGGGTGACTTTTATGAACTGTTTTTTGACGATGCTAAAAAAGCCTCTCGCTTATTAGATATTTCATTAACAAAACGAGGTCAGTCTGCGGGACAACCTATTCCTATGGCAGGAGTTCCCCATCATGCCGTTGAAAATTATCTCGCTAAATTAGTGCAATTAGGTGAGTCTGTCGCTATTTGTGAGCAAATTGGTGATCCTGCAACAAGCAAAGGTCCCGTTGAACGCAAAGTTATTCGTATTGTGACACCAGGTACTGTCACTGATGAAGCCTTACTTGAAGAACGCCAAGACAACCTTTTAGCCGCTATTTGGCAAGATAAAAATGGCGCATTTGGTTATGCTACATTAGATATCACATCAGGACGTTTTCGAGTTACTGAAATGCCTGATAGTGAAAGCATGATAGCTGAATTACAACGTACCCATCCAGCTGAATTACTTTATCCAGAAACCTTTGAATCAATGGCATTGATTGAGCGCCAGCAAGGCTTGCGTCGTCGCCCTATTTGGGAATTTGAACCTGAAACAGCAAAACAACAGCTCAATCTACAATTTGGTACTCGCGATTTAACAGGTTTTGGTGTTGAGAATGCACATCTCGCGCTCTGCGCTGCTGGGTGTTTATTGCAATATGTGAAAGATACACAACGTACCTCTCTACCTCATATCCGTAGCATTACCATGGAACGTCCTCAAGATTCGATTATTTTAGATGCGGCAACTCGTCGCAATCTTGAATTAACACAAAATCTTGCAGGTGGTACTGATAACACACTGGCATCTGTACTTGACCTTTGTGTTACCCCTATGGGAAGCCGTATGCTAAAACGTTGGATACACACACCATTACGCCAACGTGAACAACTTATTAAACGTCAAGACGCAATTAGCGCATTGCAGCCTCTCTATTTTGAGTTACAACCTTTTTTACGTCAAATCGGCGATTTAGAACGTGTATTAGCACGTTTAGCGCTACGTTCAGCACGCCCTCGTGATCTATCTCGTATGCGTCATGCTTTTCAGCAATATCATGATATTCATCAAGTGCTTGAACAAGCTGATATGCCTTACATTAAAGAATTACAAAAGCGTATTAGCCAGTTCGATGAATTATGTGAACTACTTGAACAAGCCATTGTTGAAACACCGCCAGTATTAGTACGTGACGGTGGTGTTATTGCCTCTGGTTATAATACTGAATTAGATGAATGGCGAGCATTAGCCGATGGCGCAAGTGATTACCTTGATAAACTTGAAATTCGTGAACGTGAAAAATGGGGTATTGATACACTTAAAGTTGGCTTTAATGGTGTACATGGTTATTACATTCAAGTCAGTCGCGGACAAAGCAATTTAGTGCCTATGCATTATGTTCGCCGTCAAACATTGAAAAATGCAGAACGTTATATCATTCCTGAGCTAAAAGAGTATGAAGATAAAGTCCTGACTTCGAAAGGTAAGGCGCTGGCAATTGAAAAAATGCTCTATGAAGAAATTTTTGAAAAATTATTGCCACACCTTACTGCATTACAAATCAGTGCAGAAGCTTTAGCTGAAACAGACGTTCTCTCTAACCTTGCAGAGCGCGCTGAATCATTAAATTATACTCGCCCAGAATTAAGTGAGAAAACAGGTATTCAAATCTCAGGAGGACGTCACCCTGTTGTTGAACAAGTTCTTAGTGAACCTTTTATTTCTAACCCATTACAATTGGCACCTCAACGTCGCTTATTAATTATTACTGGCCCGAATATGGGTGGTAAAAGCACTTACATGCGACAAGCTGCATTAATTACTTTACTTGCCTATATAGGTAGCTTTGTTCCCGCAGAAAAGGCATTAATTGGCCCTGTTGACCGTATCTTTACCCGCGTGGGGGCTTCTGATGATCTTGCTTCTGGTCGCTCTACCTTTATGGTGGAAATGACCGAAACAGCCAATATTTTGCACAATGCGACTGAAAACAGCTTGGTTCTAATGGATGAAATTGGTCGAGGTACATCAACTTATGACGGGTTATCTTTAGCTTGGGCTTGTGCTGAAAACTTAGCTAATCGCATTAAAGCAATGACACTCTTTGCGACCCACTATTTTGAATTAACCACATTACCTGAAAAACTTGAGGGTACTGCAAACATTCACTTAGATGCTGTCGAACATGGTGACACCATTGCCTTTATGCATAGCGTTCAAGAAGGTGCCGCAAGTAAAAGTTATGGTTTGGCTGTAGCCGCACTAGCGGGTGTTCCTAAAGAGGTTATTCGTCGAGCCAAACAGAAGTTAAAAGAGCTCGAAATGTTATCTGGTCACTCTGGCTCTGGTCATGTTGAAACGTCACAATTGATGTTATTAACAGAGGCTGAACCTTCTGCGATTGAATTAGCTTTAGATAAAATCGATCCGGATGCTCTAACGCCACGACAAGCTTTAGAACAACTTTATCGATTAAAAGAGATGTCCAAATAG
- a CDS encoding protein-L-isoaspartate(D-aspartate) O-methyltransferase, which produces MLSRSMKDLLTMLKQHGIKDESLLEAMSKVPRELFIDEALSHKAYENTALPIGNGQTISQPYIVAKMTTLLELQSTDSVLEIGTGSGYQTAVLANLVHHVSSVERIKILQWQAKRRFKHLDLHNISTRHGDGWEGWSSKAPFNAIIVTACATEVPQQLLMQLADGGRMIIPVGEQQQILKFIRRLGNDFHYQSIEAVRFVPLISGELA; this is translated from the coding sequence ATGTTAAGTCGGTCAATGAAAGACTTACTGACAATGTTAAAGCAGCATGGTATCAAGGATGAAAGCCTGCTGGAAGCAATGAGTAAAGTACCCAGAGAGCTCTTTATTGACGAAGCGCTCTCTCATAAGGCTTATGAAAATACGGCTTTACCTATTGGTAATGGCCAAACTATTTCACAACCTTATATTGTTGCTAAAATGACAACGCTACTAGAATTACAAAGTACAGATTCTGTTTTAGAAATTGGAACAGGGTCAGGGTATCAAACGGCCGTTTTAGCAAATTTAGTCCATCATGTCAGCTCTGTTGAGCGTATAAAGATATTGCAATGGCAAGCTAAACGACGTTTTAAGCATCTTGATTTACATAATATTTCTACACGTCATGGTGATGGATGGGAAGGGTGGTCATCAAAAGCGCCTTTTAATGCCATAATAGTGACAGCATGTGCAACAGAAGTACCACAACAGTTATTGATGCAATTAGCTGATGGTGGCAGGATGATAATACCTGTAGGCGAACAGCAACAAATACTGAAGTTTATCCGACGTTTAGGTAATGATTTTCACTATCAATCTATAGAAGCAGTTAGGTTTGTTCCTTTAATTTCAGGTGAGTTAGCATAA